A genomic stretch from Heliangelus exortis chromosome 16, bHelExo1.hap1, whole genome shotgun sequence includes:
- the SOX18 gene encoding transcription factor SOX-18, translating to MNISESNYCREEISQPRGDCSWVTAAVPAAEPGLAFPRPPGAASPASRTPSPEPGFAFGPGPGAAPGAAPGAAPSRTPSPEPGYGYSPPAGRAEGKAGEDSRIRRPMNAFMVWAKDERKRLAQQNPDLHNAVLSKMLGQSWKALSASDKRPFVEEAERLRIQHLQDHPNYKYRPRRKKQAKKIKRMEPNILLHNLSQPCSDNFSMSHHGSSQPGHPQPPPLNHFRELHSMGSDIENYGLPTPEMSPLDVLEQTEPAFFPPHMQDDCNMMPFRGYHHHHQMEFPQEKCLGRDVAVPYAQTPSHLADAMRTPHPSSLYYNQMCSGTQNGLSAHLGQLSPPPEAHHMESVDHLNQTELWTDVDRNEFDQYLNMSRTRPEASGLPYHVSLSKVTPRSISCEESSLISALSDASSAVYYSPCITG from the exons ATGAATATATCTGAGTCTAACTACTGCCGAGAGGAGATATCGCAACCCCGGGGCGACTGTTCATGGGTCACCGCCGCCGTGCCGGCCGCTGAGCCCGGGCTCGCCTTCCCGCGCCCCCCGGGAGCCGCCTCCCCCGCCAGCCGCACGCCCAGCCCCGAGCCCGGCTTCGCTTTCGGCCCCGGCCCCGGAGCGGCCCCCGGTGCGGCCCCCGGCGCGGCCCCCAGCCGCACGCCCAGCCCCGAGCCGGGCTATGGATACAGCCCCCCGGCCGGCCGCGCCGAGGGCAAGGCTGGAGAGGATTCCCGCATCCGCCGGCCCATGAACGCATTCATGGTCTGGGCCAAGGATGAGCGCAAGAGGCTGGCTCAGCAGAACCCCGACCTGCACAACGCCGTGCTCAGCAAGATGCTGG GCCAGTCATGGAAAGCCCTGAGCGCCAGTGACAAACGTCCCTTTGTGGAAGAGGCAGAGCGGCTGCGaatccagcacctccaggaTCACCCCAACTACAAGTACCGCCCAAGGAGAAAGAAGCAAGCCAAGAAAATCAAGAGGATGGAACCCAATATCCTCCTGCATAACCTTTCCCAGCCTTGCAGTGACAACTTCAGCATGAGTCACCATGGCAGCAGCCAGCCGGGCcacccccagcctcccccaCTTAACCACTTCAGAGAACTCCACTCCATGGGGTCGGATATTGAAAACTATGGCTTGCCAACTCCAGAGATGTCTCCCTTGGATGTCTTGGAACAGACCGAGCCGgcctttttccctcctcacaTGCAGGATGACTGCAACATGATGCCCTTTCGAGGctaccaccaccatcaccagaTGGAGTTTCCCCAGGAGAAGTGCCTGGGGCGGGACGTGGCGGTGCCCTACGCGCAGACCCCCTCGCACTTGGCCGACGCCATGAGGactccccatccctccagcctATACTACAACCAGATGTGCTCGGGAACTCAGAACGGGCTTTCAGCCCACCTGGGCCaactctccccccccccagaagcCCACCACATGGAGAGCGTGGATCACTTGAACCAAACCGAGCTGTGGACGGACGTTGACCGCAACGAGTTTGACCAATATTTGAACATGAGCAGGACTCGTCCCGAAGCCTCGGGACTTCCTTATCATGTCTCCCTCTCCAAAGTGACTCCTAGAAGCATCTCCTGTGAGGAGAGCAGCTTGATATCTGCCCTGTCCGACGCCAGCAGCGCCGTTTACTATAGCCCCTGCATCACCGGTTAG